In Mobula birostris isolate sMobBir1 chromosome 2, sMobBir1.hap1, whole genome shotgun sequence, the genomic stretch tccctgcacctccacctatcttcatatcatctgcaaacctggccacaaagccaccaattatATCAACTAAATAATTGACatacgtaaaaagaagtggtcctaatactgaccactgtggaaccccactagtcaccagcaaccaaccagaatagactccctttattcccactctttgcctcctgtcaatcagccaatgctctatccatgttactatctttcctgtaataccgtgggctctatCTTGTTATGCTGCCTTGTgtatagcaccttgtcaaaagccttttgaaaatccaagcacacagtattcatcgattctcctttgtctatcctgcttgtttttgcctcaaataattccaacaggtttgtcaggcaagattttcctttaaggaagccatgctaacTTCAATCTATTTTGTCATGtccctccaaataccctgaaaccacatctttaaacattgactccaacgtctttggaaacatagaaaacctacagcacaatacaggcccttcagcccacaaagctgtgccgagcatgtccttaccttggacgagcaccttaaaaatataccctctcatgctagccttttcagccctgggaaaaagcctctgactatccacacgatcagtgcctctcattattttgtaggcctctatcaggtcacctctcatcctccatcgctccaagaagaaaaggcaacatccttataaatctcctctgtaccctttctatggtttccacgtccttcctgttctgaagcaaccagaattgagcacagtactccaaatggggtctgaccagggtcctatatagctgcaacattacctctcggctcttaagctcaatcccacgattgatgaagggcaATTCACCGTATGCTGCcttaaccacatagtcaacctgcgtagcagctttgagtgtcctgtggactgggaccccaagatccctctgatcatccacactgccaagagtcttgtcattaatgctgtattctgctatcatatttgacctaccaaaatgaaccacctcagttatctgggttgaactccatctgccacttctcagcccagttttgcatcctatcaatgttctgctgtaacctctgacagccctccacactatctacaacaccctcaacctttgtcttcagcaaatttactaacccatccctccaattcctcacccaggtcatttataaaaatcagagtAGGCactcccagagcagatccctgaggcacaccaaagGTCACTGGcctcaatgcagaatatgacccatctacaaccacgctttgccttctgtgatcaagccaattctggatccacaaagcaatgtccccttggattccgtgcctccttactttctcaataagccttgcatggggtaccttatcaaatgccttgctaaaatccatatacagtatatctatgactctaccttcatcaatgtgtttagtcacatcctcaaaaatcaaTCAGGATCGTAAGGcgcaacctgcctttgacaaagccatgctgactattcctaatcatattatgcctttccaaatgttcataaatcctgcttctcaagatcttctccatcaacttgccaaccactgaagtaagacgcactggtctataatttcctgggctatccctactccctttcttgaataagggaacaacatctgcaaccttccaatcctctggaacctctcccttcctcactgatgatgcaaaatcatcgccagaggctcagcaatctcctccctcgtttcccacagtagcttggggtaaatcccgtccagtcctggtgacttatccaacttgatgctttccaaagcttcagcacatcctcttccttaatatccacatgctcaagctttccagtccgctgcaagtcatccctacaattgccagatccttttccgtagtgaatactgaagcaaagtattcatttagtacctctgctatctcttctggttccatacacatttttccactgtcacacttgattggtcctattctctcacgtcttgtcctcttgctcttcgcatactcctcttgctcttcgcatactcCTCTTGCTctggttttccttaattctgttggccaaggccttctcatggccctttctggctctcctaatttcattcttaagctccttcctgctagccttatcttctagatctctatcattacctagttttttgaacttttttgtaagctcttttcttgactaggtttacaacagcctttgtacacggTTCCTGAACCATACCATCctttctgtctcattggaacgtatctacgtagaaccccacacaaatatcccctgaacatttgccacatttcttctgtatgtttccctgcagcatctatttccaatttatgcttccaagtttctgcctgatagcctcatatttccctaaCTTtgctgttcctatccctctccaatgctatggtaaaggagataatgatcacaattctatctccaaaATGCATTCTCCACtgagaccaggttcatttcccaataccagatcaagtacagcctctcctcttgtaggcttatctatatattgtgtcaagaaaccttcctgaacatacctaacaaactccaccccttcTAAACCCGTCACTCTAGGGAaatgccagtcaatatttggaaattaaaatctcccaccacaacaaccctgttattattactcctttccagaatctgtcttcctatctACTCCTCAATGTCCTTGTTACCATTGGATGGtctatataaaaagaaaaaaaaacagtcgAGTTTCCGACCTTTGAAGTCAGCgagctggcctatagtttcctttctttgcctccctccttgaagagtggagtgccatttgcaatttcctagtcctccagaaccttgaaagatcattactaatgcctccagactcttcagctgcctcttacACAGGGGTTGCCCTGCCTctacagaaccctggggtgtagtccagctggtccaagtgacttgcctaccatcagacctttcagcttcccaagcaccttctccctcgtaatgccaacttcactcacttctgacaCTCTTCAagtctggcatactgctagtgtcttccacaggtaagactgatgcaaaatacttattcagtttgtccagcATTTCAATGGTCAACTCCAGTGCCATTTTCTAggggtccaatatcaactcttgcctcttttactctttattggggggggagggaggagcttttggtatcccctttgaTATTACTGGCCAGCTTAATCTTCATTTTTTATTCCCCTGGGCTGCTTCAGTTGtcccccttttttttaaaaaaaaaaaaaaaaaaaaaagtttcctGGTCCACTAACTTCCCActgctgtattatatgcctttTGCTTTTGTTGTATTTGACATCCCTTGCCAGCCATGGTTGTcatcctacctttagaatactactttgggatgtatctatcctgtgccttccaaattactcccagtAACTCCaggcattgctgttctgctgtcatccttgctggtgtacccttctaatcaactttagccagctcctcaCATGCTTCTATAATTCCCTCTGCTCCATTGTAAtgttgatacatctgactttaccttctccctctcaaattgcagggtgaattctatcattatgatcactgcctcctaagtttCCTTTACtgtaagcttcctaatcaaatctgggtcattacataacacccaatccagaattactgTTCGCCTAGTGgtctcaaccacaaactgctctaaaaagctatcttgtaatCATTGTACAAATTTTTTTTCTTGGGATCTagcacaacatcatacctgccaatctctatctGTATTAcaaagatcatctaccttattctctaTACTGTGTGCATACAAATATATACCTtaaagaggtgacatgataggAAGGTGTATctgtcaccctttttgatttttgtcccccttttacctGCAACTCATTAGGGTTGGGAGACTAAAGTTGGACATTCTATAAATGAAAGTGAATAAATCAAAAAATCTACTGCTTTGAATATCTGGATTTGTTTTTATAAATTACCTCCATAGGCTAGTGTACCCTAATCAATACACATTATCCTGTCTAACAGGGATTTTGCTTCAATTTTGCCTAATCCaggactgcaattttgccctatcatctgcctgtccttcttgacAGTCTCAaagcacactgcctctgtttataaaccaacagccctatcactctggttcccatttccctgccaaattattttaaactctccacaacagctctagcaaacctgcctgcaaggataatggtccccttgggttcaggtgtaacccgtcccttttgtgaCCAATACATGAATCTTGGTGTGACTCTAAGTTGAATCTGTGCCATAGAAATATGGAATTGAATGCTAATTATTTTATGGTATTGATTATTGAGGCCAGTAAGATGTTATTTCACTCAGATTTCTAATGGCAAACTATACTGACCAAGTGTAAGAAATGCAtttcaggggttcccagcctgggctcCAGACCCCTTAGTTGatagtaggggtccatgacatTAAAAAGGTCGGGAACCCATGCATTGCATCATCAGAGGTCATCAACCCAACTGTTTTGTAGAATTTGCTATTTGCTTGATGTTAACTAGCATGACTTTAAGTGAAACTGTCTGAAGCATGTTTATGGCTATTAAGATTTGTTTGTATGACCTATATCAAAAAcatcagtagactgataattactAAATTTTTGTATTTATAGGATTACCAAAGTCTGCATCGGGCCAATGGTGGATCAGTTTTTTCTTTGGAAAAACACAGAACCATCCAGTGATGACAACTCTCACTGAGTCATCAGCGAGGTGAGAACATGGAGAAATTTTGGAgcttgttggaggaaaggagctGGCTAGATTTGGGGTGGAGCATGAAGAGTGCTGATATACTGGCTGCTAATTTTGGAAATTTGTTCCCAAATAATCAAGAAACCTGAATTGGAGTCCAAATGGAGATTTGGAGGACCAAGAGGAGAGTTGGTATTGCTTAATTTTGCCAGTGCAAGTTGACAGGTGCTAAAGTGATGGGTGAGCCAACTGTGGTTCAGTTTGGACATCCAATATGCTGTTTTGCCTTTGAACTTGCAAGAAGTGACTTTGAGCCTGTAAGGGTTTGTTGACCTTAAATTGATCCTTAACTGTACTACAGTAGTAAGATGAAATCTTGACTGGGCATCCACTTAATAACCCAGTTAGAATTTGGCTGATAATTTTCAGATGCACTGGTGGCATGGATGTGTAATCCCAATTTCCTCTGGCCATATACCAAAGGTTGGCAACAGTGGGGGATGGATTTTAGATAGTTTGTGACAGAAAACAATGGCTTTAATCTGGGTGTATATAATTGGAGTGACTGATGACGTGAAGCCCAAATGTCAACTTGAGTGTATAACTATCAAATTTGTTGGTTGTTAATTGTACGTGGGTCTGCATCAATGGTACAATTTTCTTTTTCAGTGGGAAGATAAACTGCATCTTGCCTCAAGAAATGGTGAGGAAGAGGCATGCCAGTGAGCCCAGCAAAGCTTCATCTTAATGACTGACCTCCTGAAGAAGACGCTAGGAATTTTAGGTGTTCCTAACTAAATTTTTAGAAGCTGCTTTAGTTTAAACTTGTAATGTAATCAAAATATAATTGAGATTTTTGTGGATTAATGACTTTTTAACATCTTGTAATAAACTTTAGCAGCCCATCTGTTGAGGTTTGTTTCTTTAAGCCTAGTCTTATTATGCAGAATGAATATGCCGAAATTACACATTCTAAACTGCCTTGCATGTAGACACTTGTCATTTGCAAAGTGATTAAGACCTGGATGATGGAATCATCGGGTTTCTCCTTTAACTGACTGGGGCCTTCTGAATCACACTTGCTTTTAAATGTTTATTACTTGAACATTGGTGCCCTGAGGTTTGAGGGCCCTTGTGTACAGGAACAGCAATGAGGAAACAATCTCTCAAGGTGATTGGTCTGTTTCCAGTGCTACAGTCAACCACAAGTGGATGATTTCCTAATCTATTTGTGGCCAGAACCACATGTATAAATCAAACCAGGGAATTAGAGCTGTCACAGTATAGAAATTTGGAAATATGAAATTTGCAAGGGGAAATTAAGTGGAGAATGTGGACTTTCAAGATGAAAGGAAATTTGGAGGGATAATAACTTCAAAGATGGCTGCAAACGCTGACTTGAGGAGCTAAAACTATGGGTGGAAATGAAACTGTATTCTTGGCAGTAGATGAAACAAAAGTCAGCAGTTCAATTGAATTGGAAACAATTTTACCCTGTGCAAACTGAAGGGAGTGGGGGTGGGGCATTCATAAATGCaagtaaaattgaaaagaaaagttggaggcgcaaacacgaggaaatctgcagatgctggaatttcaagcaacacaaaagttactggtgaattaATGAACTACAAAAGCCAATCATTAACAATGACTGAGCTAATTATTGGAAATTGAGATTAAGCAAATTTTTCTTCAATTGAGATTGGCTTGGATTGGAAAGGCAGCAATTTGGATTTTGAATATTGTATgggtgcagagctgagtaaaatGATTTTCTTCTGAGCTTCTAACCCTGGCAATAGTGGAATAAATCACAAAAAATCATTAATATCATGGTAAATGTGCCATCTGGTTAAAGTATTACCCATTGGAAAAAGGAGTACCACTTGCCATCTGACAACCAAATTGCCTGTTTCAGATTCTGTGTTTACAGAGCAATGACCTAAATATGCCAAATAGTTATTGAACTAGTTGGAGCACATGCCATGCAGTTTCTGTGAAGACTGATAGAGCAAAAATGAGTTTGCAAAGAAGGTTTGCAATATTTGTGTGGAGCACCACAAAAGTAGAGCTCTTTTCAAAGCaacatatgctggaggaactcagcaggttaggcaacatctattgaaatgaataaacagttgacattttgggctgagacccttcatccggactggaaaggaagggagaagaaactAGATTGCAGTAGGCTCTTCAAATCCTCCTGTAATCCAAtgcttacaggcattcacaacaATCTGACAGCCCACAGCATGCATAATTCAGTTTATTAAATGAatgttgatgcagttttaaaatcAGCATTATCTAATGCTGCATGCTTAAAATCCCTCAGCTATGATATTAAGCTAAATACCTCTTTGTCCATCCCATCACTCAAGATTCTAGTATTTGAGTGGGAGGAAGAATTACAATATCAAGCTGAGCATTCCTTTTGTGAACTACAGCATCTAAATCTACTTAATTTGCATTGTATTACAGATTATAAAAATGCCTTTTGTATTTACTTCAGCCTATGATTCATTGCCTTTGAAGCACTTTGGGAGTCTTTGCAATTATGCTACATAGTCAGAGCTCATGTGTTTAgtccattatcatggaaaatttCTTTGTTTAAAACTTGCCAAAGTTTCCTCTTTCATACAATAGCATATTGCATAATTGTTGAAAACATACTCTGATATTTTAGTGGTTTTTAGATCTGAAATTTGTATTAGAAATTTTAATGGCTTCTGATTAGTAATGCCAAATCTATTTGAGAATGTATTTAATTTGGGCAAATTTTAAGTTGGAGTACAGTGTTGCATCTACATTTAAAATGCATTTGTtactgaggggaaaaaaaatcctcGTTGCATTCCAAAGGATTCATTCATCCTACAGTTAAGTCTGTAGTATTTCTATTTTGTTGTTTAGGTTTTTGGTGATGTGGCCTTGTAAAAGTAGAATGATGTTACAGCACTTCAAAAAGTGAGTATTTTCCCTGCATTGAGTATTTTAACCTTCCTTTGTAACATTGTTAGGAAAGGAGGAAAATGATCAATTGCAAGTGAGAAACAAAATTGATGTTTGGGGGAGCATGTCTAATGAGAATAgtttgaacttggccttttctccttggagcgacggaggatgagggataacctgacagaggtgtataagttgagaggcattgatcacgtggatagtcagaggctttttcccaggactgaaatgactagcacaagagggcacagttttaagatgcttggaagtaggtacagaggagatgttaggggtaagtgtttttttacacagtggtgagtgtgtggaatgggctgccagtgacagtgatacaatagggtcttttaagggactcttggataggtacatggagcttagaaaaatagaggactatgggtaaccctagataatttctaaagtacatgttcggcacagcattgtgggctgaagggcctgtattgtgctgtaggctttctgttTGTATGTATCTGAATTTGACATTGATCCTGATTTATTTTGAAGTAACAGGTTGATAAAAATATTTCAGTATATTATTTCTTGTGGGAATGGAAGTTTAAATGGCTAGCATCTAACTTTTTGGGTGCTATCGCTTCACCTGAATATAGTGGCATACAGTAAGAACACTAGTCATATACATAAGGAAGGTGCAATCTCAACACTCTACACCCAGTTAGTGTTTCACAAACATCAGATTTCGATCACAAATCTCTTCTGTACTTCATGAAGGAAAGACTCTACAGAAAACAAGGTGGTTTTAGATATTTGACATTATTGCAATAGAATTGCCACTTAGTGAAAGAATGATTGTTGAAAAGTTGGAATTGTGTTTTTATACACCCTGCTGCCAGAAGCTGTGTGAAAAGAATTGGAAATAAAAATGCCACCAAGTGCAGTTTTATTGTTCAAATTACAGGAGTATGGCTTCACTCCAGTCCTTTTCACAAAGTAGGCAGAAACTTGCACATATTGGTAAGGAATGGTAGTTTATTGGAAAAACTATTTTTGCTGTTGAGAGGAAATGCTGTCCTGATAATTTGTAGACTTGACATTATTCATTAGATCGGAGTAATGCTAAACTATGCTAAACGTCTCTTTCCCTTATGAAAGAAGTATAacagctaaggtgagtgggaagatggatgattgggaaatttttaaggagcaacagaacttaactaaaaaggcaatacagggagaaaaaatgaggtatgaacgcaagctagctaggaatatactagtggggtgccacagggctcagtattgggaccacagctgtttacgatttacgtcaatgatttagaggaaggtattgtgaataacatcaagtttgctgatactaagctgggtggcagtgtgacatgtgatgaggatgttaggagaattcaaggtgacttggataggctgggtgagtgggcagaaacttggcagatggtgtttaatgtgaataagtgaggttatttattcactttgggagcaagaacaggagggcagattattatctgaacggtgtggagttaggtaagggagaaatacaaagagatccaGGAGTACTTGTTCaccagtctctgaaggtgaatgagcaagtgcagcaggcagtgaagaaggctaatggaatgttggcctttattacaaaaggattgagtacaagagcaagaaaatccttttgcatttgtacagggccctggtgcgaccacacctggagtattgtgtgcagttttggtctccagggttaaggaaggacatcctggctgtggaggaagtgcagcgtaggttcactaggttaattcctgggatgtctggactgtcttacgcagagaggttagagagactgggcttgtacatgctggaattaaggagattgagggggggatctgactgagacatataagattattatgggattggacaagatagaggcaggaaatatgttccagatgctgggagagtccagtaacagagggcatggtttaagaataaggggtaggtcatttaggacagagttgaggaggaacttctcccagagagttgtggaggtgtggaatgcgctgcctcagaaggcagtggaggccaattctctggatgctttcaagaaggggCTAGattaggggaatcaagggttatggggacaaggcaggaaccgggtattgatagtagatgatcagccatgatcttagaatggcggtgcaggctcgaagggccgaatggtctacttctgcacctattgtctattgatttgTTTAATTTTAACTAATACAAGGCGTCTTTTTTCAGTCGGGCTGCATTACCGATTAGAATTCCGTCACTTATCTTGGGTTATTCAGTTACTTTTGCATGAATGTGTTATATAATTTAGGATTTTGTCAGTGCTGCCTTTTCATATTCGTGTAGCCTGCGCTTGCAAGTATTGCCAATGGCCACTCTGCAGTAGACTGCAGCTCAGTAGTGAATACTGTAATAAAATGAGAAATGTGAAGTATGTGTTATTGAAGCTGCCCTTGGACGAGAATTTCAGTTAGCTTTGTTCCAGAGGATTTTGTAAACGTAGCTGTGCGCATGCACGATGTCTCCGTCTTCTGTTCTTCAAATCCTGTTACATAAGTGAGAGTTAGAGGTATTGACAGATGTGCGATTGCCCTGATCCACCCAGCCTCTGTACTTTATTCCAATCACCGAAGGTTTAAACTAATGAAACTCGGTAACAGTCCAGATTGGGGAAACGAGCAAAGCGCGATGAAAATCGATGGGAATGGGTTTGTTTTCTTTGTCTGTTAATGCAACAGTACCAGGAGAACATGCAGTAGATTCGGTATAATCTAACGAAAGTGAATAATTAGTTTCATCAGCTGGAGGGAACCCAGCGAGCTGAGCAACAAAACATAGACAAACTATCCAACTGTTAACTCGCTTCAACTACTTGGACTACCGCTTCCTTTTAAAAACGCTGTTCCAGAGATTTCCGTCAGCAgatttgttgttccagattcccgCATCAGCAGTTTCTTATCTTCTAGTAATCGGTTTAATTAGTAATCGTGAAATACAATTTCCTTTTAAATCAACCAA encodes the following:
- the ppdpfb gene encoding pancreatic progenitor cell differentiation and proliferation factor B, with amino-acid sequence MASIPSTGSLAATHDYYRRRLGSASSNSSCGSSEHIGEVIPHHPGLPKSASGQWWISFFFGKTQNHPVMTTLTESSASGKINCILPQEMVRKRHASEPSKASS